One window from the genome of Engraulis encrasicolus isolate BLACKSEA-1 chromosome 16, IST_EnEncr_1.0, whole genome shotgun sequence encodes:
- the LOC134465965 gene encoding ankyrin repeat domain-containing protein 34B — protein MAEPRDYLSDGSPLITAAQLGKLRLVRVLLEGGAQVNEHNQRGETPLLAACKAMRGDQTCSPRLKLIHYLLMHGAEPNAQDKAGRTALMYACMERAGEEAASALIAAGADPTMEDYSGASALVYTINSHHQATLKVLLDACRAKGRDIIIIATDLSPDGGATTRRYLNVPPSPDTSPVSCMSPSDIELKTGSPTADGGNGGGNIFDFRGAVSSRRSSRGSSSSPRSPAGRLRSEPWLAIHNLAHLNRAYEEGLRRNTMQEEQEEEESYSDLRSVHVSPPGPDADTSVTTVRGVTERLPVGSGTHAGGGRRNTLPSLGLPPLLHLPSLTLNYYNSDSHLHNGVPSLQTESRPLSSASISRNLPAPPPPSAPSRCSKKSPLDLRTRLRTTTQARAGGFLPPLSPLPPGCLAAASGSAREVEETPEDSSRHCTEEPHSRSQPCQPWQRERGFSRRRHAAQLEGMGHKLVENAVEKAECAQGEIKVAQMLVEEVLQRALEIAQSSLGPTPGTLGCQSESNDDIKGGRDVCAGGAGECPRERTGFPELDPLHLPVSL, from the exons ATGGCTGAGCCCAGGGACTACCTGTCGGACGGCAGCCCCCTGATCACGGCAGCCCAGCTGGGCAAACTGCGCCTGGTCCGCGTGCTGCTGGAGGGCGGTGCCCAGGTCAACGAGCACAACCAGCGCGGCGAGACTCCGCTGCTGGCAGCCTGCAAGGCCATGCGCGGTGACCAGACCTGCAGCCCCAGGCTGAAGCTCATTCACTACCTGCTCATGCACGGAGCGGAGCCCAACGCCCAAGACAAGGCGGGCCGCACCGCTCTCATGTACGCCTGCATGGAGCGGGCTGGAGAGGAGGCGGCGTCCGCCCTCATCGCGGCCGGGGCGGACCCCACCATGGAGGACTACTCGGGGGCGTCAGCTCTGGTCTACACCATCAACTCGCATCACCAGGCCACGCTGAAGGTGCTGCTGGACGCGTGCCGCGCCAAAGGACGCGACATCATCATCATTGCCACCGACCTGAGCCCGGACGGCGGCGCGACCACGCGCCGCTACCTCAACGTTCCGCCGTCGCCCGACACCTCACCCGTGTCCTGCATGTCGCCCTCGGACATCGAGCTGAAGACGGGGTCCCCCACCGCAGACGGAGGCAACGGAGGAGGGAACATCTTTGACTTCCGAGGGGCGGTGAGCAGCAGGCGCAGCAGCAGAGGATCTTCCAGCTCTCCCAGAAGCCCAGCAGGACGCCTGCGGTCAGAGCCATGGCTGGCCATTCACAACCTGGCACACCTGAACCGCGCTTACGAAGAAGGACTCAGGCGGAACACCATGCAGGaggaacaggaagaggaggagag TTACTCAGACCTGCGCTCTGTTCACGTTTCTCCTCCGGGACCTGACGCTGACACAAGCGTGACTACTGTGAGGGGGGTCACTGAGAGACTTCCGGTCGGTTCCGGAACACACGCTGGTGGCGGCCGACGGAATACTCTGCCTTCCCTGGGTCTGCCTCCCCTGCTCCACTTGCCATCACTGACTCTGAACTACTATAACTCAGATTCTCACCTGCACAATGGTGTGCCGAGTTTGCAGACAGAGTCAAGGCCTTTATCCTCGGCCAGCATCTCTCGGAACCTACCAGCTCCACCACCGCCCAGTGCGCCCTCACGCTGCAGCAAGAAAAGCCCACTGGACTTGCGGACCAGGCTGAGGACGACAACGCAAGCCCGCGCTGGTGGCTTTCTGCCCCCACTGTCCCCACTGCCCCCCGGCTGTTTGGCGGCAGCCTCAGGCTCAGCGCGTGAGGTGGAGGAGACGCCTGAAGACAGCAGTAGACACTGCACTGAGGAGCCGCACTCCAGGAGTCAGCCCTGCCAGCcctggcagagggagagagggttctCTAGACGCCGGCACGCTGCACAACTGGAGGGCATGGGCCACA AGTTGGTGGAGAATGCGGTGGAGAAGGCAGAGTGCGCCCAGGGTGAAATCAAGGTGGCGCAGATGCTCGTAGAGGAGGTGCTGCAAAGGGCCCTTGAGATCGCCCAGTCTTCCCTGGGCCCGACTCCTGGCACCCTCGGGTGTCAGTCTGAGTCTAATGATGACATCAAAGGTGGCAGAGATGTTTGTGCGGGAGGTGCTGGAGAGTGCCCTCGAGAGCGCACGGGCTTCCCAGAGCTCGACCCCCTGCACCTGCCGGTGTCACTCTGA
- the LOC134466257 gene encoding phosphatidylinositol 4-phosphate 5-kinase type-1 alpha-like isoform X2, translating to MMDDDITDMHIPDTSISNEVLKVLHLDETEESSTHSEQYESAQDLTTPTSEIDLAFTDEETVVTPVERRTLDTFHESLSRIVADLQRKHNELLSTVEQLNGKINDLCEDNKKLRDEIKNQWEVIQDAGLSSPARIKKIIGHRGVDVTGQTTYKQTTASALEHAIKLGIDYTVELALCMDKREVLIQDFEVVESIFFPRTKFGICHEDFKVALCDRPLRELPNSGASGSLFYISYDDRFILKTVECREAEFLQRMLPGYYNTQLRNRYTLLPKFYGLYCVSMGGKNIRIVVMNNLLPTTVPVHIKYDLKGSTHRRHASVRECAKEMPTYKDLDFLRELPEGLLMEAGHHDIFRRTIHEDCLLLRSFSIMDYSLLVAIHKVKPGEEDIRSLTSDHSIGVFPASTSKGEKMLVFTGIIDVLQSYRLKKKLEHSLKSIFWDGDTVSVHQPGFYAERFETFICEKVFKRTPLKSSKSQVGCHLEPRPSPSKRAAVATHQPGHHSEAGHPSTLKSSPGHQTSKATGQQGQGSASPKHCQFVK from the exons ATGATGGACGACGACATAACAGACATGCACATTCCAGACACTTCGATATCGAACGAAGTACTCAAAGTGTTGCATCTAGACGAGACCGAGGAGAGTAGCACCCACTCTGAGCAATATGAGTCGGCCCAGGACTTAACTACACCGACCTCTGAAATAGACCTTGCATTCACAGATGAGGAGACCGTCGTCACACCGGTGGAGAGGAGGACATTAGACACATTTCATGAAAGCCTATCTCGGATAGTTGCAGATCTCCAAAGAAAACACAATGAACTATTGTCGACCGTTGAGCAACTAAATGGGAAGATTAATGACCTCTGTGAGGACAACAAGAAACTTCGAGATGAGATTAAAAATCAGTGGGAAGTTATCCAAGAT GCAGGTCTGTCCAGTCCAGCGCGCATCAAGAAGATCATTGGACACAGAGGCGTGGATGTGACTGGACAAACCACCTATAAACAG ACCACAGCCTCTGCTCTTGAGCATGCCATCAAGCTTGGTATTGACTACACAGTGGAGTTGGCGCTTTGTATGGACAAGAGAGAAGTGCTCATTCAGGACTTTGAAGTCGTTGAGAGCATATTTTTCCCCAG AACGAAATTTGGCATCTGTCATGAGGACTTTAAG GTGGCTCTATGCGACAGACCCCTGAGGGAGCTGCCTAACTCTGGAGCAAGTGGCTCACTCTTCTACATTTCATATGATGACAGATTCATCCTTAAAACTGTGGAATGCAGAGAGGCCGAGTTTCTACAGAGAATGTTGCCTGGATACTACAAT ACCCAACTGCGCAACAGGTACACCCTTTTGCCCAAGTTCTACGGACTGTACTGCGTGTCCATGGGTGGCAAGAACATCCGCATTGTGGTGATGAACAACCTCTTGCCAACCACTGTGCCAGTCCACATCAAGTATGACCTCAAGGGCTCCACCCACAGGCGACACGCATCAGTGCGAGAATGTGCCAAAGAGATGCCGACATACAAAGATCTGGACTTCTTGAGGGAACTCCCTGAGGGCCTTCTGATGGAGGCCGGACACCATGATATTTTCAGGAGAACCATACATGAGGACTGTTTG CTATTGCGAAGCTTCAGCATAATGGACTACAGCCTGCTGGTGGCGATACACAAGGTAAAGCCAGGAGAGGAGGACATCCGCTCACTAACATCCGATCACAG CATTGGAGTTTTCCCAGCGTCCACGAGCAAGGGAGAGAAGATGCTGGTTTTCACCGGGATCATTGACGTCCTGCAGTCATACAG GCTGAAGAAGAAGTTGGAACACTCATTGAAAAGCATTTTTTGGGACGGT GACACCGTGTCAGTGCATCAACCAGGATTTTATGCTGAACGCTTTGAAACTTTCATCTGTGAAAAAGTGTTCAAGAGGACTCCAT TGAAATCCTCTAAGAGCCAGGTGGGATGTCACCTGGAGCCTCGCCCGTCTCCCAGCAAGAGGGCTGCTGTGGCCACACACCAGCCTGGTCACCACAGCGAGGCTGGCCACCCAAGCACTCTCAAGAGCAGCCCTGGCCACCAAACCAGTAAGGCCACTGGTCAGCAGGGCCAGGGCTCTGCATCCCCTAAGCATTGTCAGTTTGTGAAATGA
- the LOC134466257 gene encoding phosphatidylinositol 4-phosphate 5-kinase type-1 alpha-like isoform X1, with product MMDDDITDMHIPDTSISNEVLKVLHLDETEESSTHSEQYESAQDLTTPTSEIDLAFTDEETVVTPVERRTLDTFHESLSRIVADLQRKHNELLSTVEQLNGKINDLCEDNKKLRDEIKNQWEVIQDAGLSSPARIKKIIGHRGVDVTGQTTYKQTTASALEHAIKLGIDYTVELALCMDKREVLIQDFEVVESIFFPRQGSIWTRQHHHKDFSFTIYAPFGFCYFRTKFGICHEDFKVALCDRPLRELPNSGASGSLFYISYDDRFILKTVECREAEFLQRMLPGYYNTQLRNRYTLLPKFYGLYCVSMGGKNIRIVVMNNLLPTTVPVHIKYDLKGSTHRRHASVRECAKEMPTYKDLDFLRELPEGLLMEAGHHDIFRRTIHEDCLLLRSFSIMDYSLLVAIHKVKPGEEDIRSLTSDHSIGVFPASTSKGEKMLVFTGIIDVLQSYRLKKKLEHSLKSIFWDGDTVSVHQPGFYAERFETFICEKVFKRTPLKSSKSQVGCHLEPRPSPSKRAAVATHQPGHHSEAGHPSTLKSSPGHQTSKATGQQGQGSASPKHCQFVK from the exons ATGATGGACGACGACATAACAGACATGCACATTCCAGACACTTCGATATCGAACGAAGTACTCAAAGTGTTGCATCTAGACGAGACCGAGGAGAGTAGCACCCACTCTGAGCAATATGAGTCGGCCCAGGACTTAACTACACCGACCTCTGAAATAGACCTTGCATTCACAGATGAGGAGACCGTCGTCACACCGGTGGAGAGGAGGACATTAGACACATTTCATGAAAGCCTATCTCGGATAGTTGCAGATCTCCAAAGAAAACACAATGAACTATTGTCGACCGTTGAGCAACTAAATGGGAAGATTAATGACCTCTGTGAGGACAACAAGAAACTTCGAGATGAGATTAAAAATCAGTGGGAAGTTATCCAAGAT GCAGGTCTGTCCAGTCCAGCGCGCATCAAGAAGATCATTGGACACAGAGGCGTGGATGTGACTGGACAAACCACCTATAAACAG ACCACAGCCTCTGCTCTTGAGCATGCCATCAAGCTTGGTATTGACTACACAGTGGAGTTGGCGCTTTGTATGGACAAGAGAGAAGTGCTCATTCAGGACTTTGAAGTCGTTGAGAGCATATTTTTCCCCAG ACAAGGCAGCATATGGACACGGCAACACCACCACAAAGATTTTAGTTTTACAATATATGCGCCATTTGGCTTTTGTTATTTCAGAACGAAATTTGGCATCTGTCATGAGGACTTTAAG GTGGCTCTATGCGACAGACCCCTGAGGGAGCTGCCTAACTCTGGAGCAAGTGGCTCACTCTTCTACATTTCATATGATGACAGATTCATCCTTAAAACTGTGGAATGCAGAGAGGCCGAGTTTCTACAGAGAATGTTGCCTGGATACTACAAT ACCCAACTGCGCAACAGGTACACCCTTTTGCCCAAGTTCTACGGACTGTACTGCGTGTCCATGGGTGGCAAGAACATCCGCATTGTGGTGATGAACAACCTCTTGCCAACCACTGTGCCAGTCCACATCAAGTATGACCTCAAGGGCTCCACCCACAGGCGACACGCATCAGTGCGAGAATGTGCCAAAGAGATGCCGACATACAAAGATCTGGACTTCTTGAGGGAACTCCCTGAGGGCCTTCTGATGGAGGCCGGACACCATGATATTTTCAGGAGAACCATACATGAGGACTGTTTG CTATTGCGAAGCTTCAGCATAATGGACTACAGCCTGCTGGTGGCGATACACAAGGTAAAGCCAGGAGAGGAGGACATCCGCTCACTAACATCCGATCACAG CATTGGAGTTTTCCCAGCGTCCACGAGCAAGGGAGAGAAGATGCTGGTTTTCACCGGGATCATTGACGTCCTGCAGTCATACAG GCTGAAGAAGAAGTTGGAACACTCATTGAAAAGCATTTTTTGGGACGGT GACACCGTGTCAGTGCATCAACCAGGATTTTATGCTGAACGCTTTGAAACTTTCATCTGTGAAAAAGTGTTCAAGAGGACTCCAT TGAAATCCTCTAAGAGCCAGGTGGGATGTCACCTGGAGCCTCGCCCGTCTCCCAGCAAGAGGGCTGCTGTGGCCACACACCAGCCTGGTCACCACAGCGAGGCTGGCCACCCAAGCACTCTCAAGAGCAGCCCTGGCCACCAAACCAGTAAGGCCACTGGTCAGCAGGGCCAGGGCTCTGCATCCCCTAAGCATTGTCAGTTTGTGAAATGA